The genomic stretch CCAAGACTTCGCTACCAGAAGCTGGTAAGCTCCCTTGAGCTGCGTCGGCAGCGGGAGCGTGCTTGAATGGAGGGGTAGGGGTCCGCTGCTTgtaaaactttttcttgttgGGGAGATGGTGGATGAAGTACCTTTCGCAGAACGGCAGGTCGTGCTTCTCCTCGGGAACACCTCGGACTCTCCGCTCCTTGACCCCGTCGGGGTCAGGTGGCAGCCCGGCGCTGGCGAAGCGCAGACGGAAGTCCCTGATGCGGCTGGCGGCGGGTAGCTGCTCCGTGATCCGCTTCAGTTCGCGCCGCACCAGCGCCTCCTGCCGCGCATGGAAGAGTTCCGCTGCACGCTGGTACCTCAGCAGCACCTTCTCCTGCATGCGCAGGCGTTCCATCAGCTGCGTGTTGGCCACGCGCGTGCGCTCGATGGCTTCGGCATCCAGTCGGCTGTAGATGTCCGGCTGCAGCAGGTCATTCAGCGGCGGCGCGGTGCTGTTGTTGCCGTACATCATGGCGTACTACAGGGCTGGATTCTTTCCTTCGATGGTTGGGGAAGGAGGGTGTCAAGAACCACTAATCGCACCTGCTTAACCGGTGGCATAACGAGCACAATGGATAATCGTGTGGCTCATGACATGACAGTGAAGTTTTGTCTTTAGATCACGAAATCTGGTCCAGGCATAGCCtccatgttttgttgtctcACACTGTTTCTCTCCACACAGGtctttcgtttatttatttatgttcgaTCTACACATTAGAACCCAGCAAAACGGTCACCAACTTTGTTTGCGGTCATGAGACAACGAAGTCAAATACAATCAGAGTCAAAACCGGGCTTTCAGGATTTTGCCAGAGCTTAGTTCATTCCCCTGGGTATAGAATCTTCCTTCGCTTCactggctttaaaaaaaaatccgagcTTAAAAAGAATGCGCACACTATGACACAGCAGCCATGTTGACACAAACTGTCACGTCTCACCAGTTTCAGAAGTGTCTGCACAGTTACAAGCTGTATGTCCTCGTGTGTGCTGAAGACTTCAGACACAAAGAAACGATTCTTTGAACTTCCGACATTAAACACAGAGAAGGGTTCTCCTTGGCTGCACTCCTTCTGTTTCAGGCTGGTTCCAAGAAAATCCTCCTCCTGGTGCTGTGCAGGCGCAGTATTTGCCTCATTTCTCCACTGATGTGGCAATGAGTGCGTAAAGTGGATGATTTGCTGGGGCACAACAGCCCGATCCACGCTTGATGGTCCCTGTAAAGACGAGAACAAATCAATAAACTGTCATGATAAAAGGGAGGATAATAAATCTCCTCTTTTATGACTGAACGCTGCCCAAGGTTTATCCcacatctgttttctttcttttgggaGTAATGGCTTCAAAATATTATCTTCGTTTAAACATTCTGGGCTCAGATGAACTTCCGATGACGTCAAGAGCTCTCACCTGTCTGTTAGAAATGGATAAACCAGAAAGTTTGACGATCCGTTACTAGAAGCAGGTGTGATCGAAAATCAAAACTTatgttaaatgtgtgtgtgtgtcttacgTAAGGCACCGATAATCATAATTTTCGTAAGTTTAGGAAACTACAATTCATGCACATGCACGATATATATATTGAACACCGCACTGTATTCAAAACGAAGTTTCCACAAATTGCAAAAGGTAGCTGCATCGATAACCTCTAAAAACGACCGACCTGCCTTTTTTAGTAACAAGTGTAACTTGCAACTAGGCTGAGAGGTTTCCAGAGTTTCTTCTGTCTCTTGAGGTTAAGAGACTGCCTCTGATGTCTGTCCCTGCTCCAAATCATCTTTAAAATGCCTTGATATAATCTTCCTTCGCAACAGATTTTACAATTCTCCCTAAGTCCTTAACTTTACATCCGATTCCTTATAAGTCTTCACACAACTTCAGAGTTGTCACAACATCTTGTGTCGCCTCACGAACTCTTTCTCAAGAAGTGCAAAGTCTTCGTGTAGCAAGATGCGAACTGCCTTTTAGAATGTTACTTATCCTCGACCTCGCAGAGAACCAGCTGTCAGACATTATTGTTTATCACCAACTAGTGATCGGACACAAAGAAGATCTAATGACCAAACTATTGTGTGCTGAAGTATTGCGCGATCGTAGATTATTTTTCACGCTTGACTTGTTGGCGTTCgtgaaaagacaaagatattttttcagaaGAGCTAACGGTTGTAGGTACCTTCATGCGATGTACACTTGACAGACTGGGTACATACCTCACGTTTGGGCCCATATCTCGTTGCTCAAATGAGAGGACAGAGAAGATATAAAtggcgtgcgcacacacacccacacacagcaaGAGAGGATTTGTTATGATTGTAGACTGTACCCGGCTGTTGCCACCCAGGTTGTTAAGCTCTTGTCTTGTCCGAGACCTTGCGTGAAACTAGCAGGACAGGATTTCAAGGCCAGTCAGTGCTAAAAACACAAGAGTACAAAGCACTCGATTTCATCTTGTGGCACTGCAAACAGCAACTTGTTTTACCTGGCAGGTAAGCTGTCTTAGAGATCAAACATGACAAACTGTGAGCGTAGTAGATAGGATACTGTCGAGATCCATTCCATCACCTCAAGAAAACCTGAATCAGCTAGATgctgtgagagaaagagactgaaTATATTATACATCCCTGTGGACCACAAGATCTCAGCAGTGCAAgacttgagacaagaacagtGCAAACACTGGTTAATGGACATGGAGGTTCGTGGGCGCGAGGTTGGATAGCCCAAAGA from Pomacea canaliculata isolate SZHN2017 linkage group LG8, ASM307304v1, whole genome shotgun sequence encodes the following:
- the LOC112570065 gene encoding uncharacterized protein LOC112570065; this translates as MMYGNNSTAPPLNDLLQPDIYSRLDAEAIERTRVANTQLMERLRMQEKVLLRYQRAAELFHARQEALVRRELKRITEQLPAASRIRDFRLRFASAGLPPDPDGVKERRVRGVPEEKHDLPFCERYFIHHLPNKKKFYKQRTPTPPFKHAPAADAAQGSLPASGSEVLVLPPLTVVSDNAARPMSGAGSLHAALISESSQNMDAAIVNASLHQGDKERQGYDDEAQLSTRMSRSGQEGKKRGNKSVSFHPIEENDEVNENTI